The genomic region GTTTCTGCATTCATGGTTTCTCCGCAATATTCCGGATTCACGATGACTTTGGCCGCCTGAGTTGCCGGAGGTGGATTTTTAAATACGATTATTCCTGTTAAATCACCTCCGTTTTGAACCGGTATTTCAGTGTAGGCATAGAGACTGTGACCTCTACCCACGAGCAAAATGACCATAATGACGAGTACCTGAAACTTATTCATTCTCAATTCAACTCCCATTTTATCTATACAGATTGTCTCTTTCCCACTGCGTCGAAATGTCTTCTAAGCTGGTTATGGGCCCGACTTCCTTCTAATGAACGGTCGGTTGGACAGAATTATTTTTTTCTCCAAGCCCCCAGGGCGAATTCCCCAGCCATTCGATCAGCTGAACGGGGAGCAGAGGCCGGCTGATAAAATAACCTTGCAGTTCGTCACATCCCATGGCCGCAAGTCCATTCCACGTTTCCTGATTTTCCACCCCTTCGGCGACCACCTTGAGCCCGAGATTATGGGCGAGATCAATGGTAGAGCGTACAATTGTCTCATCATCTTTATCGGTAGCCATGTTAATGACAAAGGACTTGTCAATTTTCGTGATATTCACAGGAAGCCTTTTCAAAGATCCGAGCGACGAATAGCCGGTTCCAAAGTCGTCAATGGAAAGCTTGATCCCGATATCATTTAATCGAGAAAGTATCTTAATGGCCGCGGAAACATTGGCCATAATGATGCTTTCCGTGATCTCAAGTTCCAGCAAGTCATGTCTTATTTCAAAATGTTTTAGACGTTCAACAATATGATTAAAAAGATTGGGATCATGGAGATTTCGTCGTGATAAATTGATGGCCACCGGTATTTCAATTCCGCTTTTCTGCCACGCTTGACATTGTCCGAGGACATTGTTGATGATCCAGATGCTCAGGGGCTTGATCAATCCGGAATTTTCGGCCATCGGGATAAATTGATCGGGAGGAATTAATCCACGCTGTGGATGATTCCAGCGCACCAGAGCCTCGACTCCGACGACACGACCTGCTTTCAAGTCTATTTTGGGTTGGTAGACCATAAACAGCTCGTTATGATCAATGGATTGCCTGAGTTCTCCCAGGAGCGTGAGCGTTTGTGTGGCATGCTGGTCTTTCTGGAGGGTATACATGGCATATCCCGTTCCTTCTTCCTTCGCCTGAACTCGGGCCACCTGAGCGCACCGGAGGAGCTGTTCGTCATTTTCAGTGTGATAGGGATAAAGGGAAATGCCGATATTCAATTCGACTTCCAATGTTAATCCATCGAGGATGAGCGGCTCTTCCATAACCTTGAGAATGTTTCCAGCGACCCGGATCGCTCCTTCCGCGCCGCAATTTGTCAAAAACACACCAATTTGATACTCCTCAACACGGGAAATCGTATCGCATAGTCGAATCAGTTTCTGCAATCGAAGTCCGATCTCCTTTAAAGTGAGATCCCGGTACCGGTGACCCAAAGAGTTATGAATTTCGCGGAGTCGACTTACGCCAATTACAAGCACCGCGATCGCCTGATTTTCTCTTTGCGCTTTCATTAATGCCTGTTGAAGCCGGTCGCAAAATAAAGCACGGTTAGGAAGGTCGGTTAAGGGGTCCAGGAGGGATTGATTTCGAAGCGATTTAAATGGAACGATGGCGATTATTTTCCCGATAGACAAAAGAAAAATAAACAGGCCATTCACGACAATGAAAAGAGAAAGATTGTAATTTTGAAATACGCTGGTCTTTAACGCTTTTCCAAACAGTTCGGAACCCAGATATTCGGAAATCAGAAGCCAGGCCCCCCCGACGACCAGATAGATAAAAAGAATGACGAAAGCCGAACGAAATTTCGGGTTCAGATTATAGTCCGTCACATTCTGGTTCATATCGCCTTTCTCTCAAAACAACCCTTCCAATGATTGTGAATTTTAAGAGGCACTGGAAGCCGTCTCTACCATCGGTCTGAAATATTTTTCATATCGTTCAAGATTCAGTTCACGAATATCGCTTCGGCATTGATCAATGGAAAGAATGACCGGCGTCGTAGGCGATCCCAGGTATTCGCTATTGGTTTTTCCGATCGGTACAAAATGAAATCCCCGGCTTCTTAATAAGGCAAGAACATCGACATCGATGGAGGCGACCCAGACATTTTCTCTGTCCTGGCTACAGCTGTAAACAACCTGAGCAATCAGTTCATCGATGACTTCAAGTCTTCGACGCCCATAAATTCCCGCTTTTTTTATTTTATGTGGATGTTTGGCAAGACGTCCGATCTCAAAAATACGGTTCGGTTGGATATTCTGTTCGCGACAAACTTCAAGAATATTCAGATTAAAATCCTTTTCAATCGGAAGCAGTTGATCGGATTTCTCAATGATTCGAATGGTAGCCAGAAGACTGTTTTCATGTGAATAAGCCCCGTAGATCGTGGAATGAATTAAAGTATCCTGATCATCACGAACCATTTTTTCGAATTCCCCTTCCCATTCATATTTTTTTGAAAAGAGTTCAAAATAAACTTCAAAAACAAACCGGGTGGTCTCCACCGATTTGTCTGTCCCAATTTCCCAGATAGAATATCCTTCAAGAAATTCGATCGGTACGGATTGTAAGATCATGGCAAGCTCCTCCTTTGGGTTAATTTTTATAATTTTAGATGTGACCTGAGAAATAATGTATAGGCAAAAATCTGATTTTTGACTAGGAAAATTCTGATTTTTGTTAAAAAAAGAGACCCGGTTAGACGTGTTTGACGCGAAGTTTCGGTGAAATATAATTTTAAGAAATAGGGAATTTAAGACATTCGTGAAAATCTTTGAAACGGTAAGGTGCAGGGAACCAGAAATGAGAATGGGCTTGTGACAGGTTTGTTTATTGCGAGATGAGTCCGGCTTTTACAGCGTAGAGTGCGATATCGACAACCGATGAAAGATCCATTTTTCCCAAGATATTGGCTCGATGAGAACTGACTGTTTTCACACTGACATGGAGTAATTCGGCAATTTCCGAGTTACTCTTTCCTTGTGCGATCATCATGAACACCTCAAATTCGCGATCCGAAAGATGTTCATGAGGTTCTTTGTGCGTCTTTCCTCCTTCCAGGAGAAAGGAAAAATGAGCACCCATTGCTTCGCTCACATACCTTTCTCCCCCGTGGATCGTTCGAATGGCTTGAACCAGCTTTTCAGGGACACATTCTTTGGTCAGATATCCCGCGGCACCTGCTTTCAATACGCGCTGGGCATACTGGGTCTCCGAATGAACGCTTAGTATCAAGATGGGCAACCTGGGATTAAAGGTTTGGATTTCTTTCAGAACATTCAGTCCGGATCGACCTGGCAGGGAAAGATCCAAAACAAGGACATCCCATTTTTCCTGACGCGCTTTCTTTACCACATCAACCCCATTGTCCGCTTCTCCGACCAATACAATATCCTTTGATTTCGACAGTATGGTTTTTAATCCTTCCCGTACAATCGGGTGATCATCCGCAAGAAAGACCCGAATCATGAAAACCTCCCGTGACTTTGAAGTCTATAAGGCAGAGCAATTCTTAAAACGGTTCCACTGCCGGGCTTACCAACAATCGAGAAGTTCCCTTCATATCGACGAACCCGTTCTTTCATTCCCAATATTCCGAGCCCTCCTCCTTTTCGTTTTGCCTCTGGTGTTAAAGGAAGCCCAATCCCGTTGTCCCGCACTTCAAGGATGACTTCACCTTCGGTCTGACGCAAGAGCACTTCGATACGATTGGCTTGCGAATGTCTTGCCGCATTGGTGAGAGCCTCCTGAAGGATACGGTAAATCGCAATAGACCGGTCCGGATCAAGATCTATTTCCTCTGGTTCAATCTTGTACTCAAAAAGGCTTCGTCCCCTTTCTTGAAGGGTATTGACGTACCATTCTACGGCCGCTGCCAGACCCAGATCGTCTATGACGACAGGACGAAGCTCTGCGGCAATCCGTCGCACCCCCTCAATCATTTCAGTAACCGATCCGGACATGATTTTCAGCTTGCCCCGGGTAAATTCATCCGTCTCGCCAAGATGATCTTTCAGGCAGGCAATAGTGATTTTCAGTCCTGTCAGGGACTGGCCCAATTCATCATGAATTTCTCTCGAAATCCTTTTCCATTCCTCTTCCCTTAGCATTTCGGTATAAGTCGACAGTTCCTGTAATTCCGCAGTCCTTTCCGAAACCCTGATTTCCAGCTCGTCGTGGGACTTGCGTAAAGAAACTTCAGCCAGTTTCCGTGCTGAAATATCATGAAAGTATACCGAAATACCTTCAGCACTCGGATAGGCATGGACTTCCATATGCGCGTCGATCAAAGGATAATATTCTTCAAACGTAACCGGAATGTTTTTCTCCTTGGAATCCAGGAATTGGACCCGCATCGTTGAATCCAGCAATCCGGGGAATTCCTCCCAGAGATTTTTCCCTAATAAATCTTCTTTGGATCGCTTCATTCGAGATAAAAGGCTCTCCGCTGCACGATTAAAAAAATTGAATTGCCATGAATTGTTCAGTGCCAGAAATGCATCGGTGATTCGGGTGAGTATTATCGAGATCTCCGCGCGAGATTTTTGAAGTTCATGGTGTTTCAGGTAGTTCTTGATCTTAAACGCAAGGATGGTATGTTGAGCATAGATCGCCAGAAATGCAAAAATTAAAAGGGATACCGAAATATCGGTAAAGTGGCTATTATTGTTCCCGTCTTTCATAAAGGAATGGAACGCAATGTAAAAGAAATTAATCGCAACCACCCCCGCAATGAAATTCTTCTTGGGAATCGCGAAAAATGTGGCAGCTGCAAATTCGACTTCAATAATGCCCATAAAATAGAGAATGGCTTTTTCTCCTCCCAGGTAGCTCATCACTGCGACGGGCAAGCCCACAATATAAAGAATTAATGTCATGAGAAGCTGATAATGGTGTCGGGTAAAAACAGGATATTGATAGGCAACAAAGAAATTGATGAGGAAATAAAAAAACATGACTACACGCAATATGAAGACAAACTGAAGATGGGACTTTTGAAAGGTTTGAATATCTGCGGGGAGACTCATGCCAACCGCGATCATGCCAATGAGTGAGGCCATTAACCAGGTTTTTGGGGCCGCCTGTTCAACTTCATCCCAAAATCCCGTCAACTTTTCCTGAGGTCGATTGAACCGAAAAAGGTATTTCATTAGAACCCTCTAATTCAAATCGTCATTTGCTGCATGAACCTAAGAGTTGTGGACTCCCATTAATGGATGTCGAGGTACAGGTAATCCGGAGCAAGTGGAACCTCTTCTCCCGATAATATTTTGATCAAACAGGTGGTGACAAGGGACGCGGCAATTTCGGCCCCAACCATAATCTGGGGAGAATGACCGTTTTTCTCCATACAGGAGTAAATGGACGACGCTCTTCGCGTTAAATATTGCGGAAATTGTTTTATTTTCAAGACCTCCATCAGCCGGGTATAAAAAGAGACCTCATTTCCTAATTTCTCTCTTTTCAATATTCCAGAGAGAGATTCCGATTTTTGATTAAACATCATCACCAAGGAACCAAAACCCATATTATAAGGGAGCACGACCTCTTTTCCTTCGCGCTGTCCGGCGGCGACCAGTTCAAAGTAAACAGGATTGACGTCTACCGTATTAATTACAAAGTCAGCACTATCAATCAGAACGGGAATATCGTCCAACGTGATAAATTTTTTAAAGACCTGAACATCCGCTTCCGGATTGATCTTTCTTAATACGGAGGCGGTTGCAACGGCTTTGTTGACCCCGATATGAGTCGTATCAAAACTTTGCCGGTTGAGATTCGATACCTCAACCTGATCGCCATCGGCTAAGATAAAATGAGAAAACCCGAGACGGACTGCTGTTTCAGCGATGAGGCTGCCCAGACCACAGCCGGCGAAAAGGATCCGCGCATTCTTTATTTTCTTTTGCACCCTCTGATCGATAAAGATCTTGTTTCGATTGGTCAGGTCCTGGTAATGAAATTCTGTTTTTCTTCGCATTGAATTGACTGCGTAACTTGTACTTGTTTTCGAGAGTCACCCGACTCCTTAGAACGGCTCTGTATGGACGGATAAATTGAATGTTTATTATAGACTTATTCGATGAAATAGTGAATGGAAGTTTTTAGAATTTCAGGTTGGTCTAATAAATTCCTGATTTGACAAATTACCAGGTCAAACATAGATCGGGTGAGTCGCCCTGTTCTCGTATTTTGCTGGCTCGGATGGTAGGATGAAAATAGTGTGGGAAGGGGTGCGTTAAATTTGAAAGTCGCCCCGTGTCCAAACTTGAAGTCACATGCCTGATCTATTTTTCCGGAAATTTTCAATATTTTAAGATATTGGTTAAATGCAACATGACCCAATGTCAAAATTGCTTTAACGTGGGTCAATTCCTCCAGTTCTCTGACTAAAAACGGACGACAATTTTCAATCTCTTCAGGAAGAAGTTTGTTCTCAGGGGGAGCGCAATGAGCAACCGCGCTGATATAGGTATCGATTAATCTTAATCCATCCTTCGAATGACAAGAGACCGGCTGATTGGAAAAACCAAATCGGCATAACGAATCAAAAAGAAAATCGCCGGATGAATCCCCGGTAAAAATTCTTCCTGTGCGATTGCCCCCGTGCGCGGCAGGAGCAAGACCTATAATCAAAAGTCTGGCACGAACATCACCGAAAGAAACCACTGGCTTGCCCCAATATTTATCATTCCGGTAAGCTCTCTTTTTTGTCTGGCTAACTTTTTCACGATATTCGTTTAACCTTCGGCATTTACGACACTTTACGATTTCTTCAGAAATAATTCTCAATTTTCCATTTAGTTTATTTTCGCTCATCCGAATTCGTCCCGTTCCAAAAAATATTTTTAAACCAATTGAACGACAAACACAAATCATTTGCTAAACCCATTCAATCTTGAGTTGAGGAATGCTCCCTTTTACCCGGATTATCCGGGTCGACATTCAGAAACAGAAATCGTTTTTTTGATTAACTGAAGGGTCTTGTTGCTTTACTTGAAAACGATCTCGTTCCTGGATCATATTTAAAGTGGTACAGGGGCAAGAGCAGTCTCAAAATGGAAAGGAGAATAAGAATTGGGTAAATCCATCATCATCATTGGAGCTGGTTTGGGTGGACTCGCGGCGGGATGTTACGGCCAAATGAATGGATATGATACACGGATTTTTGAAATGCATACCCAACCAGGAGGACAATGTACCGCATGGAATAAACAGGGCTACACCTTTGATGCCTGTCTCCATCATCTATTTGGCTGCGATCCACGCAACCCGATTTATCATTTCTGGAAG from Nitrospirota bacterium harbors:
- a CDS encoding response regulator transcription factor, producing MIRVFLADDHPIVREGLKTILSKSKDIVLVGEADNGVDVVKKARQEKWDVLVLDLSLPGRSGLNVLKEIQTFNPRLPILILSVHSETQYAQRVLKAGAAGYLTKECVPEKLVQAIRTIHGGERYVSEAMGAHFSFLLEGGKTHKEPHEHLSDREFEVFMMIAQGKSNSEIAELLHVSVKTVSSHRANILGKMDLSSVVDIALYAVKAGLISQ
- a CDS encoding bifunctional diguanylate cyclase/phosphodiesterase, with product MNQNVTDYNLNPKFRSAFVILFIYLVVGGAWLLISEYLGSELFGKALKTSVFQNYNLSLFIVVNGLFIFLLSIGKIIAIVPFKSLRNQSLLDPLTDLPNRALFCDRLQQALMKAQRENQAIAVLVIGVSRLREIHNSLGHRYRDLTLKEIGLRLQKLIRLCDTISRVEEYQIGVFLTNCGAEGAIRVAGNILKVMEEPLILDGLTLEVELNIGISLYPYHTENDEQLLRCAQVARVQAKEEGTGYAMYTLQKDQHATQTLTLLGELRQSIDHNELFMVYQPKIDLKAGRVVGVEALVRWNHPQRGLIPPDQFIPMAENSGLIKPLSIWIINNVLGQCQAWQKSGIEIPVAINLSRRNLHDPNLFNHIVERLKHFEIRHDLLELEITESIIMANVSAAIKILSRLNDIGIKLSIDDFGTGYSSLGSLKRLPVNITKIDKSFVINMATDKDDETIVRSTIDLAHNLGLKVVAEGVENQETWNGLAAMGCDELQGYFISRPLLPVQLIEWLGNSPWGLGEKNNSVQPTVH
- a CDS encoding uracil-DNA glycosylase, producing the protein MSENKLNGKLRIISEEIVKCRKCRRLNEYREKVSQTKKRAYRNDKYWGKPVVSFGDVRARLLIIGLAPAAHGGNRTGRIFTGDSSGDFLFDSLCRFGFSNQPVSCHSKDGLRLIDTYISAVAHCAPPENKLLPEEIENCRPFLVRELEELTHVKAILTLGHVAFNQYLKILKISGKIDQACDFKFGHGATFKFNAPLPTLFSSYHPSQQNTRTGRLTRSMFDLVICQIRNLLDQPEILKTSIHYFIE
- a CDS encoding ThiF family adenylyltransferase; translated protein: MRRKTEFHYQDLTNRNKIFIDQRVQKKIKNARILFAGCGLGSLIAETAVRLGFSHFILADGDQVEVSNLNRQSFDTTHIGVNKAVATASVLRKINPEADVQVFKKFITLDDIPVLIDSADFVINTVDVNPVYFELVAAGQREGKEVVLPYNMGFGSLVMMFNQKSESLSGILKREKLGNEVSFYTRLMEVLKIKQFPQYLTRRASSIYSCMEKNGHSPQIMVGAEIAASLVTTCLIKILSGEEVPLAPDYLYLDIH